One Methylosinus sp. LW4 genomic region harbors:
- a CDS encoding efflux RND transporter permease subunit — MNISEPFIRRPVGASLLAAALFMVGAIAYFFLPVASLPAIDFPAIGVIAARPGADPATMAASVAAPLERRLAGISGVTELTSVSSLGQTQIVAQFDINRNIDSAARDVQAAINAAATDLPTDLPLLPVFRKASQATVPSIVLALTSETLPTSAVFDAADTVIAQRISQVPGVAEVRIAGAEQPAIRVQMDTARLAAMGLGVDAVASAIVSANALSPVGALNGDQLGRTIGASDQLTTPSDFRNIVVSASNGAVVKLGDIATIERGVRNRLGAGWFNGKPAVIIIVTRQPNANVIAMVDQVKALLPELRTWIPSGVDVSILSDRTQTIRASVSEIQNTLLVSIALVMAVVFVFLRRATPVFAAAVTVPLSLVGSCAAMWLAGFSIDNLSLMALTIAVGFVIDDAIVMIENIETNVERGMGRLEAALAGAKQIGFTVVSISLSLIAVFIPLLLMEGIFGRLLREFAFTLTFAIVISTIVSLTVTPTICAHLPSPKRETPSRFDRIVEGALARLVGLYARSLRPVVDHPWATLGVVALTIGWTVHLYASVPKGNLPQDDIGLLNGTTEASADISFGDMVALQKKAAAVAAADPDVVNVGSFIGGSNQSMSGNQGRLFLALKPATERKASSFEVLARLRNEFGKIAGLSVFMTPSQDLRSGGRQSKAQYQFTVTASTVDDLEEWTPKLLARLQRLPDLADVTTDRQQGALKANVVIDRTAASRMGVPIQAIDAALNSSFGQRQDSIIYTQRNQYRVIVEAPLSRQRDPRDLSGLYVSASDGTQVPLTAVACIERGTMPLVVNHQGVLPAATITFNIAPGHTLDAAAKAILTATDEMRLPNGVQAEFAGDAKDFRKLSSGMAWLILAALLAVYIILGVLYESLAHPVTIISTLPSAGLGALLALEAFDTEFTLIAFIGILLLIGIVKKNGIMLVDFALHAERDKGFSVRDAALEAAVERFRPILMTTLAAMLGALPLAFAGGVGAEMRRPLGVTIVGGLLLSQMLTLYTTPVIYLLMSKLESRRPRRAAEAPSREAAIAEPQTAKAS; from the coding sequence ATGAACATCTCCGAGCCTTTCATCCGCCGGCCGGTGGGCGCGAGCCTGCTCGCGGCGGCGCTGTTCATGGTCGGAGCCATCGCCTATTTCTTCCTGCCCGTCGCCAGCCTGCCGGCGATCGACTTTCCGGCGATCGGCGTCATAGCGGCGCGGCCGGGCGCCGATCCGGCGACAATGGCGGCCTCGGTCGCCGCGCCGCTGGAGCGCCGCCTCGCCGGAATTTCGGGTGTCACCGAGCTCACCTCGGTCAGCTCGCTCGGCCAGACGCAGATCGTCGCGCAATTCGACATCAACCGGAACATCGACTCCGCGGCGCGCGACGTGCAGGCGGCGATCAACGCCGCCGCCACCGACCTGCCCACCGATCTGCCGCTGCTGCCGGTCTTCCGCAAGGCGAGCCAGGCGACGGTGCCCTCCATCGTCCTCGCATTGACCTCGGAGACCTTGCCGACCAGCGCCGTTTTCGACGCCGCCGACACGGTCATCGCCCAGCGCATCTCGCAAGTGCCGGGCGTCGCCGAGGTGCGCATCGCCGGCGCCGAGCAGCCGGCGATCCGCGTGCAGATGGATACGGCGCGACTCGCGGCGATGGGCCTCGGCGTCGACGCGGTGGCGAGCGCCATCGTCTCCGCCAATGCGCTCTCGCCGGTCGGCGCGCTGAATGGCGATCAGCTCGGCCGCACCATCGGCGCCAGCGATCAGCTGACGACGCCGAGCGACTTTCGCAATATCGTCGTCTCGGCGAGCAATGGCGCCGTGGTCAAGCTCGGCGACATCGCCACAATCGAGCGCGGCGTGCGCAATCGGCTGGGGGCCGGCTGGTTCAACGGCAAGCCGGCCGTCATCATCATCGTGACCCGCCAGCCCAACGCCAATGTGATCGCCATGGTCGATCAGGTGAAGGCGCTGCTGCCCGAGCTGCGGACATGGATTCCGAGCGGCGTCGACGTCTCCATCCTCTCCGATCGCACGCAGACGATCCGCGCCAGCGTCTCGGAGATTCAGAACACGCTGCTCGTCTCCATCGCCCTCGTGATGGCGGTGGTGTTCGTCTTCCTGCGCCGGGCGACGCCGGTCTTCGCCGCGGCGGTGACGGTGCCGCTGTCCCTCGTCGGCTCCTGCGCGGCCATGTGGCTTGCCGGCTTCTCGATCGATAATCTCTCGCTGATGGCGCTCACCATCGCCGTCGGCTTCGTCATCGACGACGCCATCGTCATGATCGAGAACATAGAGACCAATGTCGAGCGCGGCATGGGCCGGCTGGAGGCGGCGCTCGCCGGCGCGAAGCAGATCGGCTTCACCGTCGTCTCGATCAGCCTGTCGCTGATCGCCGTCTTCATCCCGCTGCTGCTGATGGAAGGCATTTTCGGCCGGCTGCTGCGCGAGTTCGCCTTCACCCTCACCTTCGCCATCGTCATCTCGACCATCGTCTCGCTGACGGTGACGCCGACGATCTGCGCGCATCTGCCCTCCCCCAAGCGAGAAACGCCGTCGCGCTTCGACCGCATCGTCGAGGGGGCGCTGGCGCGGCTCGTCGGCCTCTATGCGCGCAGCTTGCGGCCTGTCGTCGATCATCCTTGGGCGACGCTCGGCGTCGTCGCGCTGACGATCGGCTGGACCGTCCATCTCTACGCCTCGGTCCCCAAGGGCAATCTGCCGCAGGACGATATCGGCCTGCTCAACGGAACGACGGAAGCGTCGGCGGATATTTCCTTCGGCGATATGGTCGCGCTGCAGAAAAAGGCCGCCGCCGTCGCCGCCGCCGACCCGGACGTCGTCAATGTCGGCTCCTTCATCGGCGGCTCCAATCAGAGCATGTCCGGCAATCAGGGCCGGCTGTTCCTGGCGCTGAAGCCCGCCACCGAGCGCAAGGCGTCGAGCTTCGAGGTGCTGGCGCGCCTGCGCAACGAGTTCGGCAAGATCGCCGGCCTCTCCGTCTTCATGACGCCGTCGCAGGATTTGCGCTCCGGCGGGCGCCAGAGCAAGGCGCAATATCAGTTCACCGTCACCGCCTCCACGGTCGATGATTTGGAAGAATGGACGCCCAAGCTGCTGGCGCGGCTGCAACGCCTGCCCGATCTCGCCGACGTCACCACCGATCGGCAGCAGGGCGCGCTGAAGGCCAATGTCGTGATCGACCGCACCGCCGCCTCGCGCATGGGCGTGCCGATTCAGGCGATCGACGCGGCGCTCAACAGCTCCTTCGGCCAGCGCCAGGATTCGATCATCTACACCCAGCGCAATCAATATCGCGTCATCGTCGAGGCGCCGCTGTCGCGCCAGCGCGACCCGCGCGATCTTTCCGGCCTCTATGTCTCCGCCAGCGACGGAACCCAGGTGCCGCTCACCGCCGTCGCCTGCATAGAGCGCGGGACCATGCCGCTCGTCGTCAATCATCAGGGCGTGCTGCCGGCCGCGACGATCACCTTCAACATCGCGCCCGGCCATACGCTGGACGCAGCGGCGAAAGCCATTCTCACGGCCACAGACGAAATGCGGCTCCCCAATGGGGTGCAGGCGGAATTCGCCGGCGACGCCAAGGATTTCCGCAAGCTCTCCTCCGGCATGGCGTGGCTGATCCTGGCCGCGCTGCTCGCGGTCTACATCATCCTCGGCGTGCTCTATGAGAGCCTCGCCCATCCGGTGACGATCATCTCCACCCTGCCCTCGGCCGGACTCGGCGCGCTGCTGGCGCTCGAGGCCTTCGACACGGAATTCACGCTGATCGCCTTCATCGGCATTCTGCTGCTGATCGGCATAGTGAAGAAGAACGGCATCATGCTGGTCGACTTCGCCCTGCACGCCGAGCGCGACAAAGGCTTTTCCGTGCGCGACGCGGCGCTGGAGGCGGCGGTGGAGCGTTTCCGGCCTATCCTGATGACCACGCTCGCCGCCATGCTCGGCGCGCTGCCGCTGGCCTTCGCCGGCGGAGTCGGCGCGGAAATGCGGCGTCCGCTCGGCGTCACCATCGTCGGCGGTCTGCTGCTCAGCCAAATGCTGACGCTCTACACGACGCCGGTGATCTATCTGCTGATGAGCAAGCTGGAGAGCCGGCGGCCGCGGCGGGCGGCGGAAGCGCCGAGCCGGGAGGCGGCGATCGCGGAGCCGCAGACGGCGAAAGCCTCGTGA
- the bluB gene encoding 5,6-dimethylbenzimidazole synthase — protein MVFDPEPSLVASAPFSEEERAAVYRAIHTRRDVRDEFLPDELSHEEVMRLLDAAHHAPSVGFMQPWNFLLIRDRGLREAVHAAFERAAEAEEALLPQERRAQYRSLKLQGILKAPLNICITCDRSRQGRTGLGRTQQPEADLLSTACAVQNFWLAARAEGIGVGWVSILREQDLRAILDIPPDIAIVAYLCVGRVAKAYAQPELEIRQWAKRLPLKELIFSDRWGNRINNSEG, from the coding sequence ATGGTCTTTGATCCCGAGCCGTCGCTCGTCGCCAGCGCGCCATTCTCGGAGGAGGAGCGCGCCGCCGTCTATCGCGCCATCCACACGCGCCGCGACGTTCGCGACGAGTTCCTGCCCGATGAATTGTCTCACGAGGAGGTGATGCGCCTGCTCGACGCCGCGCATCACGCGCCATCCGTGGGCTTCATGCAGCCCTGGAACTTTCTGCTCATCCGCGACCGCGGCTTGCGGGAGGCGGTGCACGCCGCATTCGAGCGCGCCGCCGAGGCGGAGGAGGCGCTGCTGCCGCAAGAGCGCCGCGCGCAATATCGCAGCCTGAAGCTGCAGGGGATTTTGAAGGCGCCGCTCAATATCTGCATCACCTGCGACCGCTCGCGGCAGGGCCGGACGGGGCTCGGCCGCACGCAGCAGCCCGAGGCCGATCTCCTCTCGACCGCTTGTGCGGTGCAGAATTTCTGGCTGGCGGCGCGAGCGGAGGGAATCGGCGTCGGCTGGGTGAGCATATTGAGAGAACAGGACTTACGTGCGATTCTCGACATTCCGCCGGACATCGCCATCGTGGCCTATCTCTGCGTCGGCCGCGTCGCCAAAGCCTATGCGCAGCCGGAGCTCGAAATTCGGCAATGGGCCAAGCGCCTGCCGCTAAAGGAATTGATCTTCTCCGATCGGTGGGGAAATCGCATAAATAATTCCGAGGGTTGA
- the cobD gene encoding threonine-phosphate decarboxylase CobD encodes MSASPPILPPILHGGRLDLARALFPEAPEPWIDLSTGVSPYPYPFPPLAPEVFTRLPDVAALAALERVAAVAYRAGPTAQAVAGAGTQAFIQCLPRMRPAARVAVLGLTYEEHAAAWRAAGAEVARVETLEEIAAAEIGVVVNPNNPDGRLEPAARLAETARAMAAKGGLLIVDEAFADFLPAEASLAPRAGEEGLLLLRSFGKTYGLPGVRLGFALCGAALAEPLRAALGPWSVSGPALAIGAAALADAPWLAARGVALAQDAARLDGLLAASSFEIIGGTSLFRLVRHAAADRWFAHLARRGILTRRFGERPDRLRFGLPAEPVAWERLERALESGRNGL; translated from the coding sequence ATGAGCGCTTCGCCGCCGATCCTGCCGCCGATCCTGCATGGGGGCCGGCTCGATCTCGCGCGGGCGCTATTTCCAGAGGCGCCGGAGCCCTGGATCGATCTCTCGACTGGCGTCAGCCCCTATCCCTATCCGTTTCCGCCGCTCGCGCCGGAGGTTTTCACCCGCCTGCCGGATGTCGCTGCGCTGGCCGCGCTGGAGCGCGTCGCGGCCGTCGCCTATCGCGCCGGGCCGACGGCGCAGGCAGTCGCGGGGGCGGGGACGCAGGCTTTCATTCAATGCCTGCCGCGCATGAGGCCGGCGGCGCGGGTCGCCGTCCTCGGCCTCACTTATGAGGAGCATGCGGCCGCCTGGCGCGCCGCCGGCGCCGAGGTCGCGCGGGTGGAGACATTGGAGGAGATCGCGGCGGCCGAGATCGGCGTCGTCGTCAATCCCAATAATCCCGACGGCCGCCTCGAGCCCGCCGCGCGCCTCGCCGAGACCGCGCGCGCCATGGCGGCGAAGGGCGGGCTGCTGATCGTCGACGAGGCTTTCGCCGATTTTCTTCCCGCCGAGGCCAGCCTCGCGCCGCGCGCGGGGGAGGAGGGCCTCCTGCTCTTGCGGTCCTTTGGCAAGACCTATGGGCTGCCGGGCGTGCGGCTCGGCTTCGCCCTCTGCGGCGCGGCGCTCGCCGAGCCGTTGCGGGCGGCGCTCGGACCCTGGAGCGTCTCCGGCCCGGCGCTGGCGATCGGCGCGGCGGCGCTCGCCGATGCGCCCTGGCTCGCGGCCCGCGGCGTCGCGCTGGCGCAGGACGCCGCCCGGCTCGACGGACTGCTCGCCGCATCGAGCTTCGAGATCATTGGCGGAACGTCGCTTTTTCGGCTCGTTCGGCATGCGGCGGCGGATCGATGGTTTGCCCATCTCGCCCGGCGCGGCATATTGACGCGAAGGTTCGGCGAGCGGCCGGATCGGCTCCGTTTCGGCCTGCCGGCTGAGCCTGTGGCCTGGGAACGGCTGGAGCGCGCATTGGAGAGCGGACGAAATGGTCTTTGA
- a CDS encoding cobyric acid synthase yields the protein MSVALMFQGTGSDVGKSLVVAGLARALTRRGYRVAPFKPQNMSNNAAVTADGAEIGRAQALQARAARLAPTADMNPVLLKPQGAAGAQVVLRGKIVGSARARDYQQWKAGLMSAVLESYERLRASCDIVLVEGAGSAAEINLRANDIANMGFARRVDVPVVLVGDIDRGGVIAQLVGCKAVLDPEDEALIRGFIVNKFRGDPSLFDEGMRFIAERTGWRPLGLAPFFADAARLPAEDAFGLRAGASDGEGGLTIAAPLLPNIANFDDLDPLRAEPGVRFILVRPGEPLPAEARLVILPGSKATIADLSAFRAAGWHIDLAAHIRRGGRVFGICGGYQMMGRRIADPQGLEGPPGAVEGLGLLDMETVFETEKVLQQVRGATIADNIPFYGYEMHAGRTEGPDCTRPLLRFEDGRRDGAVSTDGRCAGVYVHGFFADDSLRAAFLRDHGARASDLAYEQSIEATLDGLAEHFERHLDVDALLELAR from the coding sequence ATGAGCGTCGCTCTGATGTTCCAAGGCACGGGGTCGGATGTCGGCAAATCGCTGGTCGTCGCCGGCCTCGCGCGCGCGCTCACACGGCGCGGCTATCGCGTCGCGCCCTTCAAGCCGCAGAATATGTCCAACAACGCCGCGGTGACGGCGGACGGCGCCGAGATCGGCCGCGCCCAGGCGCTGCAGGCGCGCGCCGCCCGTCTCGCGCCGACCGCCGATATGAATCCCGTGCTGCTGAAGCCGCAGGGCGCCGCCGGCGCGCAAGTCGTGCTGCGCGGAAAGATCGTCGGCTCGGCGCGCGCGCGCGACTATCAGCAATGGAAGGCGGGGCTCATGTCCGCCGTGCTGGAGAGCTATGAGCGCCTGCGCGCGAGCTGCGATATCGTGCTGGTCGAAGGCGCGGGCAGCGCGGCGGAGATCAATCTGCGCGCCAATGACATCGCCAATATGGGCTTCGCTCGCCGCGTCGACGTCCCGGTCGTGCTGGTCGGCGATATCGACCGCGGCGGCGTCATCGCGCAGCTCGTGGGCTGCAAGGCCGTGCTCGATCCAGAGGATGAAGCGCTGATCCGCGGCTTCATCGTCAATAAATTCCGCGGCGACCCCTCGCTCTTCGACGAAGGCATGCGCTTCATCGCCGAGCGCACCGGCTGGCGGCCGCTCGGCCTCGCGCCTTTTTTCGCCGACGCCGCGCGTCTGCCGGCGGAGGACGCTTTCGGCCTGCGCGCCGGCGCCTCGGACGGGGAGGGCGGCCTGACCATCGCCGCGCCGCTGCTGCCCAATATCGCCAATTTCGACGATCTCGATCCGCTGCGGGCGGAGCCCGGCGTGCGTTTCATTCTGGTGCGGCCGGGCGAGCCGCTGCCGGCGGAGGCGCGGCTCGTGATCCTGCCGGGCTCCAAGGCGACGATCGCCGATCTTTCGGCCTTCCGCGCGGCCGGCTGGCACATAGACCTCGCCGCGCATATTCGTCGCGGCGGGCGCGTCTTCGGCATTTGCGGCGGCTATCAGATGATGGGCCGCCGCATCGCCGATCCGCAGGGGCTCGAGGGTCCGCCCGGCGCGGTGGAGGGGCTCGGCCTCCTCGATATGGAGACGGTCTTCGAGACCGAGAAAGTGCTGCAGCAGGTGAGAGGCGCGACCATCGCCGACAATATCCCCTTCTACGGCTATGAGATGCACGCCGGCCGCACGGAGGGGCCAGATTGCACGCGTCCGCTGCTGCGCTTCGAGGATGGGCGGCGCGACGGCGCGGTTTCGACGGATGGGCGCTGCGCCGGCGTCTATGTGCATGGCTTTTTCGCCGATGATTCTCTGCGCGCCGCCTTTCTGCGCGATCACGGCGCGCGCGCCTCGGACCTCGCCTATGAGCAGTCGATCGAGGCGACGCTCGATGGCCTCGCCGAACATTTCGAGCGCCATTTGGACGTGGATGCGCTTTTGGAGCTGGCGCGATGA